The following is a genomic window from Homalodisca vitripennis isolate AUS2020 chromosome 5, UT_GWSS_2.1, whole genome shotgun sequence.
TTAGGTTTTGCCCCTTTTTGTATTCCAGTTCGTATCACATATTTCTAAGAGTGTGCTTATAATAGATTTATCCGGAATTTAAATggtattttgaacaaataaaagtattttttttgatcttttttggttattatttccaatttaaatatCAGGTGCATACTCATAAAAGTGTATTCGggaataaaaatctaaattttattaattcttatctattataaaaagcttcaacacatattgatttttttacctCAGAGGGCGAAACCAAGGTTTTATGTccattctaattttaaaacaacagatTTGTAGAGTGTTATGTTTGGTAACTCTTAGACATTTGCAGGTTGCGAGTTTCTTCATTTCTACGAAGAACACCcgaagaggaagttgaactggagcttaactcaacattcacatcaaatttatcttataattccaaaattgattttttttataacgaacaactatttttatttttgtttatatttatctattttgtaACCaagagaattattttaatttttttttattttaaagtttatacaatGAAGCTTTAAAATACTGAAACCCATTTGGATCTTTCCTGAAAATGTCAACACAGATTCAAATGATTgtagcatttttattttgtcacaaaTTTCCATCGTTaagacatcagagacacccaggcTACAGAAGAGATCCGTCTGGTAAGTTAGACGAGGACTCCAAATCCCAGGAGTCAATTCTGTAACAGTATCAGATCTCAGACTCTGTACTAAGCATAGGGTAAAatggaactaaattcaacattcacattaataAATACCATAATAGCTCaaatgttacacatttatttttataacaaatatttgttaaccTCAGATCGTGATTTCCTCTTAATAAAATACAGAGAGCTCATGTAGTATTAAGGTTTGGAGTACAACTCCATGTACGTCCCTACCTTATTTGAGTCCTCTGTATAATTTGAGCCTATAAAAACGGTTATGTTATTATCTATAACGTACGAGTATTTATTAGATAAGTATATACTTCTTTTCCATAatgaagtttttgaaatttatgtaattCAGGGCCGTACAGCTTTGGTGGGCCCCAGAAAAGATATTCGGCTGGGCCCCGTTATGTCCCGCCACCCGCCATGTGCGTCGACACGGCCCCTGCAAATAGACGTGTGGCGGGACCCCCGGGCCCCGATAAAATTGCGCGAAAGACCAGGTCTGAGTACGGACCTGTGTAATTGTCACAAATTTGGTCTATAAAATGCATGTAGGCagatttaaaaacccaaaacgtTCCAAACGTCCCATTGACGCACTTATAACAGAATTCTTCTAGATCCTGTATTCCAAATCGCTTTATGAATAATATGCTGTCGTACGCATCTTTTCCTTACATCAGTGGCAAAATAAgcccataaataaataaaatgtttagtaattttattaatctattaATTTACAGTATCTAAACGCTCGTGATTAAACTCTACAGATCTtttgttcaaagtttattgaTTCCAATGTTTGATTTAGAAGAATAACGGGATTTTGGTCATTtgctattgttatataatataattttttttttttttttttttttttttcaaaacaaaacccGTAGCCTGGCATCTTTTCTAGGTGTCAAAATACGTTAAGATAATCATGCACACAAAAGTACAAATCACTATAGCTCACCAAAAGTCAAACTTGACAACAGAAACTCATtatagacaaaaaaattaaaattacatctgAAAGGTCAAAAAAGTCAGGAGAGTATACACAAAACACGTGTATACACTTCAGTACACACTGAAGAAGATAAGTCGAACGTCTAACGTCCAGTTCCTTTTCACTTCATAAAGTAAATCCAAGGAAGTGCTAGTAGAAAAGAATAACATTGCTCAATATCGCTGGTCTGAAAGGTCAAAGGTCATCGCGGGTCACGTGAAGGAGCATGCAAAAATGTAATACATCGcaaagaaaattactttaacataaaactaattgAGGTTTCATACAGTAAATTAACAGATCAGTCATTCAGTCAATCTTCTGTCAAAGTCAGGCTACTCGGACTAGcaacattaaaaaagaataaactaagatatatgaacatacaaaaatataaataattaggtcCCTCATCCAGTAGAACTAGGAGAAATAAATAGCTTCAACGatttgtatatataatgtatagtttagTGTTCATTGTTGAGAGGTTCAAAGACAAAATTGccactggctcttatttcaggtGAAGCTCGTGAAGAAGCAGGTTTTGTTGTAATCAACAACATGCCAcagtagagtttgctttgttagCACGATTAAAAACATATCGCTCAGAGAATtctactttagtcaaaaagtgtttacttttggCCCTTATAATCTGTATTCAGTTTAAGTTATACCCAATAGCGCTTGAattgttgccccgatcaagaaaataatgtACCTGTATATACATATGTACGAGTATGTCTGAAAAGGCTTCTTTGGACAATAAGTgtctgattttatttatttatttatcaacggttccaccatttttaaattaaagtacttatttgctatatattaacatttcaagacagcttaaatatcttacaaaaattacataaaacaatgcaaCAGTAATAGTTAGATGACAATGAGTAGCACTTATTCAGTGAGTAAACTATCATAGCAACAGGTGACCAAACAGCTATATAGGATACTTAGAGTCtgcaataataatcatatacaactagaaaacaacaatgagaacaacaataattataataacaacaataacaaaagcTAACGGATAACAAGATGACAGTTTAATCGTAACAATGAGATAATGCAACAATAATTTGTGAGGACATCTACATTATATACAACCGAAAGAGAACAATCATATACAACTAGAAGACATCAatgagaacaataataataataataataataacaacaacaataacaaagctaACAGATAACAAGATAACAATTTAAGCGTAACCATGAGAAAATGCAACAAGTAATTAGTGAGGATAAAGAGTATAGAAAACATGtctgtataaaatattgcaaacttAACAAAGCAACCATAACAaagattttataagtaataattaacaacaaaaataaacaaaaataaataattacagtgaaTTGAAAACATAAAGCTATGGGGATATAGGATAATAAATTTCTGGTAAGAAAGAGGACTAGGCATTTGGGAATGTAAAGTTAAAGCATGATGCGTTGATGTAGTGGTTCTTTATAGTTATGTTCATCATCTCCCCTCCTGTGCACAATGCAAGTTATACTTCCTTCGCAGTGACTGTGCGCTTTCAGCAAAGAGATCAACATATGTTGCCTCACTTCCCAGTTTTAGGAGTCTAAGCCATTCCATGGTTTGCAGAGTAGTTCGTGGGCTTGTATCTCCTTAGAAAAATTGACCTCGATCTTGTTCCTCTTGGTGTATAAATTTTCAATGTCTGATAGCAATGAGGGACAATCCAGGAATGTCAGTTACCAGTTTGTACAAGAAGAGAAGATCAATGTACTTTCCTTCTCTCGTGCAGAGGCTGCAAACCAAAGAGACTGCCCACCTCCGCAATCGGTGTGTGTTCAGACAGTCATATCCAAGCCTTACTCCAAGCAATCTAATAAAGCGCACTTGTATCCTTTCAATTTTTTCGATATGGCCAATCTGATTAAGGAGACCAGATGGTTGAACAATACTCCAACAGGGGGCGCACAAGAGCCTTGTACAGGGTGACTAATGTGTGAGGTGATCGGAAGTCTCTACTGGCTCTAGTCATGAATCCAAGCAGAGCAGACGCCTTATTGGAGATATGAATTAGGTGTTCTTCAGAGTTTAAGGAAGGTGTCATTATAACTCCCAAATCTCTAATCTTCTCAACTGATTTGATGGTAGATTGGTCGATGCAATAACCGAAAGCCATGGTGTACTGTTACGAATGTACGTGATTTGGAAGCACTTTGACACGTTTTAATTCCATAGCATTGGCTCTGCACCACTGATTAACGGCGTCGAGGGAGCGCTGAAGGTCCTCTTGATCCTGAAGAGATGTCACCCTCCTGAAAATCTTGATGTCATCGGCAAACAGTAGACACTCAGATGTTATTTTTGTGgctatatcattaataaaaaggGTAAAAAGGAAAGGCCCCAAATGCgacccctgaggtacaccagatgGTGCAGGGAAAGGCCTAGACAGACCACCATCACACCTGACGATCAAAAAGCGTTCCCCTCAAGTAACTCTTCAGCCATAGGAGCAGCGAGCACAGACCCCATAACCCTCAAGTTTAGTAGGCTATGGTTAATCTTATCAAAAGCCTTGCTAAAAATCAAGGTAAACACAATCAACCTATGAAGAATCCAGAAAACTCATCATCACATACTCCTGGAGCATCAAAAGTTTGTAGTGGTAGATCGGCCCTTTCAGAAACCCATGCTGCTCCAGACAAATTGGGTTTAAAATTGAAGTATAAATAATCGAGGATTAAACTTTCAAAGGCCTTGGCCAAAGAAGATTGAATTGCTATGGGGCGGTAATTTCGCACATCACCTCGGTTTCCAGACTTGAATATAGGAACCACATAGCTTTGCTTTAATACAGAAGGAAAAACCCCCGATGTGAGAAGCCGCTCAAAAAGAACAGACAAATGAATTGAAATGATCGGCGCACAATACTTTAAGACACTTGGAGGGATATTATCAGGTCCTGCACTCTTTAACACGTCTAGTGAGTTTAGCTTAATATACACATTAGAGGCTGTTATTGGGCAGCAAGAAAAAGATTGATTTACACCAAAATCAAATATAGGGGTATTCACCACATTATCACCGTAATACATGATTACGGTATCATGTATTTTTGCCACCGTAATAGTGATTaacttgttgtcacgatcaatgCAGAATAATATACTTATGTTAGTCTGGAAAGGCTACCGCGATCTAAGACCAAATACTTTTGACAgcgggaagttgaaaaacaaaaatatatttcttctatatATTTCAACTATAAGTGTATCATctacatgaaacatttttattactctatAACGCACGTGTGagtaaaatttcatctttttaacacagcgagacgttgttaaacaaaatacaattcttATAGGAGTTTCAACCcattattaatgtttgatttttatgaaaattatttagtttttatatttacatcttGAGGTATAcgtataccaaatttcaactttctgagaTATTGGGAAGTGGGTGGATATATAATAAGTGAGTTAGTAAGGCCTTTCCTTTTatatatgaaagaaataaaaattaccatttagtaataatttacaattataacatcTGGCATAAAACAGATCAAGATAGCACATTACTTGTTAGTGCGATTCCTTGCCCGAACTTCGGATAAAGTACTAATATGATAACCAGAATTTGAGCCCGGATCTGTGTAACGTCAGGCCGAGACGCTTACTACTCAGCCTCTCTAAGCAAATAactacattttactttttattgtttgtttactattactaaaaaaaattgacCAAAATACCATAAACTTATTTTACTCTCTTAGGACGAGAAGCTGAGTAATTGCACTTCGTCCTAAAAGGGCCTTTGCGCTGtttccggaatgacaggatattatGAAATGGATAAGTTTGGGGGTAGGGCTGCCTCTTTTTGAGATCCACAAGGAGGATTTTTGGTATTAATCTTAGatatgtctccttggaagaagggaaaaCAGCTCtgtaccaacctctccagtcaaagcagggaGGTGGAACACCCTCATATCACACCCTCATATCCATGCTAGCAACACCTAACACATAGGAagccccatcaactccaacatTCATAGacctcctgcagtagactagacctatcgatatATAATTACAcctcaatatctcgacatttgaggTTAGCGATGTGCCACTCTTGGGCATCCATAATGTTGCCCAGATTACTAATCGTAATCGATTTGACTTTTGCTCTATTtattgtaggttcaactggaaggtataaaccagccaaaagtgaatcCTCCTTGGgatataacaaaactataaatttaagaaGGATTATGTACACTCCTGGAAATCCAAATTATGTGCTTCAACTAGAAAACTTCTTTAACTTCTTATTATTCATTATACTTAGTAAGATTTGGTttcgtataaaatatttagttttataaaatatacgcAGTTTGATATACCTTGCTATTCGTTAGGGCTATGAAGTATGTGTTCAAGGcaatattacaatgaataaaacattgttaaaacaaGAATTGACAATCCATGGATATTAGGgtttataatattacacaaattttaattttaatccaacACTGCTAAAAACTGCGCTAATCTGTGAATGTTGCAGGTGATATGGTGTTTCACCCTGGTAGTTATAGCTACCAACTGTAGAGCGCAGCCACAGCACCATGACCAAGAACAGCCAGCACCTCAGCCGCAAGAGGTTGAAATCATCAAACAGATCAATCGAGTGAACGATGACGGCTCCTACACCTTCGGATATGAGGCTGCGGACGGCAGCTTCAAGATCGAGACCCGTGACGTAATGGGGAACGTCAAGGGCATGTTCGGTTTTATCGACGAGACAGGAGAACTCAAGCGTGTATCGTACACGGCGAACAACGGAACAGGTTTAAGGACGAGTGGTGACATCAACAATGCAGGTGATAAACCTGTAGAGTTACCTGGGTACACGACGATATCTCCTGCGGAAGAGGGAACGCGAAGACCCTTACTTGTTCTGAGGCACCCTGATCCCTCGAGAAGGCCGGTGATACAACATATCCCGCGGAGACAACCCTATCTAGCGGCCTCTTCTACTACTACGCCTTCGTATGGAGAATACGTCAAAGGACGCCGAACGCATATTGTTCTTCCGAACAGAAGTGAAGACACTACTTCAACTACTCCACAAGTCACTGAAGAGTCTGAAGCAGACGAGCCTACACAGATTCCACTGCGGAGACTTTCAGTGACCAAAAGACCATTGGGCAAAGGTGGCAACAACCTACGAAGACAACTGGGAAACGAGCCCGATGCTCCCTCAGGAGACACTGCTGACGTGTACACCGGAGGGGCAGCCGTCCCGAGGTTCATCCCTATCCAATCAGTGAGGTCTCCACAATCCCCTTTACTCGCCAACCTACCACCTCACGTCGCGGCGGCCATCAGACAGCAGCAGTTAGCTCGGGCCGCCGCCGCTCTAAGACCCTACCAGTCACCGGACACTTTACCCACATCGGCACCCGTTCCTCCTCTCGCCCCTGCTCCCAGATCTTCAGTAGTCGACGAACAAGAGTATCCGGTCGTGAGGGGCGGCCGCAACTTCTTACCTCCGGTGAGGGCGCTTTACAGACCCGCAGAGGAAGATGGTCCTCCTCAGATACCCTTCCCGATGGCTAGCCTTAGATCACTCCGAGATGAACTCATGGATTACATACTTCAATACCTCCAGTTTCGATTGAACGGAGGAAACCCGTACCTTATGAACCAGTACTTAACACAGTTTCAAAATCCAAACATAAATCCGAATTTTCCATACCAAAATCCTGTATATCAAGGCCCTAACCCGTATAATCCTTATTTCTTTCCTAATCCAGCCTATTCTAGAGGACCCTTTCCTCCTGTAGGTTTTCCTCCAGCAGGATACCCTCCTGTGGGATATCCAGGACAGAATTTCCCACAGCCTTTGCCGTTTTCTAGTCCGAACAAACAGCAGGCCGCTCAACAGTACGGGACGAGCCAACGTAGTGCTCCCACCTACGAGCAGTTCAGACCCTCTCAGAGATTCTACCCGCCTCAGAGGATCGCCCCGGCGGGCTACGAGACTCAGCGAGTACCCCCTGGCTACGAGCAGGCAGAGACACGCGGCTCTTCAGATCAGACGACGTACACACTGCCGCCTGCGGACGTGCTGAGGATGATGCTGGCCAGAGGATTACCTGGGGGCCAAACATCGACTACTGCCACTCCCACCTCCACTACCGCACCCGTGCGTAGCGTGCAGATCCTGGGGGCGGCTTCCTCCCTATCTACTTCTACAGTACGACCACCCGCACCTGTAGACGAAATGGAAATGCAGGCTTAAGTCCTCGATTTCCCCACTAGCTTTTGAATCACTGAATCGTAACTTATTTTGCACATCATCGACGTAACATTTTACACAACGTTCTTTTTACAGCaacctttctttttatttatcaAGTTGTTTTTAATCTTCTAGggaaatagtaataattgtatataacatTAACCTTTAAAACTTCACCTATTTGTTCCGATAACTGCGGgacataaacaaacatatttaaatttaattaactatgaATTAAATTgagaaagtaaatatttgttcaaacaCAAGAGAATTACTTTCCAAACAATATCACATCTTATAAAGATGTACTTTTTGCAACACATAAGGAAAATTTAGCCAAAGGCAATAATTATGAAACACTATTACTTGTTCTAATCTTTTAAACGACTGATTCaagattatttcattaattttcctttttgCGCATTTTGTCAATCTTaagttctttattttgttataaatcctTTTCtgcgttaaaaatatttcattcatataaCGTATGAAAGTATAATGCTATAGCTCAGAATGTTGTAAAGTGGCATGTTTGATACATATGTATACCAAAGCTTACACCATTGATACTGTAGTTTATAGCACTAGTTATTTTCTTACCTTCGTTTCCTATATTCTTTCATACGTTCCTTGTAAGGTAGACTATGCGGTtacatgtatgtaaaataaatcgCCTTATAAATACTTATGCTTGTAATTAATTAGGATATAAGTAATAATGATCTTTTTATGTTActataatatgtattgtaatttttataaatataattttgtacattttctcctgttttattatttgcaccatgcaattttaaattaggAGGTACATAATGAAAGTAAGGAtgttgcattatattttttttatatatacatatatatatatatatctttaaatacttaaaaagaaTGTAAACTATGATTATTGCACTGTTAGCAATAACAAATTATCATTATTTCCATGAATTTAAACTAACTTCGTCGTTAAGACGAatgatgattaaaaattataattgaaattggACGAGCTCTTCAATAAACGGACTCCACGAATTAGTGAAAGTAGTCCACTTGgtcaaaaactaactttaattTGGTATCTACACGGAAAATTTGTTAGAAGTCAGATGTGGTCAACGTTGCACGGTTCGTCCCCACACATCTCCAGGTCCAAGACTCTCCAGTAGTAGGGGGTGTCGTGGATAGTGGTGTCATTCAGGGTGTTGGGGTTCCTGTAGGAGGAGAACACATCTTTCTTGTACTTCTCCCACCTGCGGGACTCCAGGTACCTCTGGAATAGCTCCTGTTCACTGGACAAGCGTGACTCCAGGAACTGGCGGATGCGGTGCCAAATGTTGGCAATGTTGTGCTGCCTCAGCAGATACAGCGGGATGCGCAGCACAGTGACATCGGTGTCGGCCAGGATTGTGCGCTCTGCCAGCGACTCTCCTGCAGTAAAATGGCggttattttttacttaacttgcatacttttacttaatttaattaaacttaagttTGCTTCGAACAATGCAAGTTCACTAAGTGTGTTGTTTCAACATGTTACTTTAGGAgattaagaaatgtttaattagTCCATAATGATCTTTTAGAGTCCATGGAGTGGCAGGCCTGACACTTCCAACGACGCtctatagttaaatttaatttatatgtgataatgacattttagaaacattttccaagtcttaaacaattatattatacaacGAAAAGATGTTTTAAAGTGAAATTACAACTTCAGTCTCTTGTGAGTTACTGTCAACGTCAAAACTAACCATCCACTTAGCATCAAGTTAGGCTGGAATACAACACAAGACCACGTTGACGCAACTGCGGATCGCCGTCTTATCAGTTTCCTGCAATGATCACCCTTCTCCATCACTTTCGAATTCTTGGACTAGAGATCACAATTATCTATTTATGCGCTGAGTCCAAACGCTCACGGGCATGGACTaaagtgcaaaataaaaaaacacacacctCATTTCCACACGAAACAAATTTCTCATATTaacttctgaaaataaaaaaccgtCTGCCCCTAAGccacatgtaaatattaaatcaaaaactaaaGCACCGCAAAAAACTGACACTGTTAAGGTGGCAATCTCCTGAGCTACACCATGCTAACTCGAAAACGTAACCATAAGTGATAAGGTGATAATATAAGGTGATAGCCACGCTAGATACATCGCGGGGCTAGTGGGGGAATGGATCAGCTCTGCAACTTCAGTTAGATCACTCTGCATGGTCGGCGTTCAACTGCTCGACGTCATCGGCTCTGGTCAAGCATCTTATGAGTGAACCTAGCTACGAGGTGTTGATCGTCAGCACCAATAACATAGCTACCGGTGAACAGCTCTGCTGAATTTTGATAGCATACTAGAAGGCTTTTCACGAGGCATGGTCAGCATCTGTGTATGCAGGACAAACGGCAGCTAGCAGGGACAATAGTACAAAGTCTTTTTGCCCTCGAATTAACACCCTTGAGAGGCCAGTAATTTCCTCCCTCAGTCGACACGACAGTCTCCACGACCACAACTGTTCTGAGAAATCAGCCGTCTCGTGCCAGCGATCTCCGACGCACCAACACATTACTTATGCTGAAGACGTCACGGGATCACCTACCCCTACTCCAAGCAGTGAAAAAAGACtatcttttgattttaaaaactttctgcTTCCAAGTTCCACAAATTTATTATAGAGGTGACTTTAGATCCAGCTCCAAAACATCACCAAACTAGAGCTCAATTCAGCCCTcacaatactaaaatttaaaattccaacattcgaaaattaaattaattcaccAGAACGTTCAGATTGTATCAAATAAGACCGATGAACTGGCGCTGTTGTGGGTAGAATTAAACCCTGACGTGTTCGTAGCCTCAGAACACGAATTCATTCATGAAGCTATacaccttttcaaaattccaaatttagaTTTGGATTAGGCAACATATTTCTGTCGAAACACTGTCAGTGgatggtgtggcaatttttgtcaaatagTCCTCAACATTCGAGACatctaaaactaacaataataccGAACTAGATTTACGTTTGGAGAGACGAGAGTACGTGATTAGCGTATTTCTCGGCCTTTTCAAAGCTTTTGACTACGAACACcaaaaatcaatcatatttttattgctttcaaacaattttacattgaatttgcaAACTTCactaaataaagctaaaaagcTTGCAGTTTACTATTCTAGGATTCATTCATTGCAcgcatacatacattaatttacattCTCTCTCTCATTCATCCTTCATTCATTCATCATTCTTTTATTCTTATTGTTGGCTTCAGTATAGGTACTTAATTACGAAAATTATgtacagagtaaaacacttcaaACACTAAACggtcctttaatcgagctttaaACGGGGCGGGGTTGGGTTGTTGACATTGTTTATGCTCTCAGGGAGCTTATTAATTAATCTGAAACCACCTCGCGAAGGAAGTTGTTCAAatgccagtgttctatgatgttgcatcctaTCCCCGCCTATATCTGTGGACGTCTCTGCCTCGCACTAACTCACAACAGAATCGGTAATACATAAATCGGCCTATTGGGAAATCCGGGCCTGTGTATCTGTATGAATTTATGAAATGTATGTCTGACGCTAGATAACgtgtttacaaaatttgttaaagtttaaGATTGTCAGAAATtgttaaatgcaataaagaaatcatttatattattattatgctagtataagtttttgtttataataataaatatacgcAAAACGAGAATTGATTAAGTTGCAGTCTTTGtgagtaatatatattaattgacATAGCAACACCACAACAccagttattttcaaaattattggtTACGTTAAAACAGGATAATGACAATCATATTATGCTAAAATTAACTCACGTCTGTCTGTAGAATATTACTATAATTGTGATGACAACACAcatagtaaaacaattaatacactATACTGACGTGTCTAAAGACTTTGacaaagttaaatttaagaaGACAACCTTGAGATATAAGTGATATCCCAATGAGTGATACTGATTGTAATACGAGTAATACTAAATTCAggagaaaattttaatataatttaaacaaggAATACTAGTTATTTCATCAATTTGTATGCTAGGagtatatattgataaaattagttGTTAGAAAGTGAACTCAAGAATGGGGTTTTCCATACCCTGGGGAGGGGTTATTCCCACTCGATTACCAGTAGGCTTAGACTTCTTCCGAAACTTGCTCAGTGGCTTACAGTTCTTAAACAGCCGAGATAGGAGGATTCTCATTATTCATGCCAAGCCATTCTGAAATAATTAGTGGGCAACAAGAAATGAAGTAATATCTgttaataattgtagttttattgtACTCATGATCTGGAATGGGGTTGGATAAGCTCTAAGAGCTAGATACGAAATGTGGAAAGATGGTATCTAGTTGCGCATCAGATCTTACGCTGTATTGCGAGTATTAATACTCGTATATAACAGGTTTACTAGGAGTACAGCTGAAACTGTTCAGCACCAAGTTAGCTATGTTTTCTATTCCTAGCACTACAGCATCCTTTCAGCAAAATCATGCTGTTTACCCTACCGCAACAACTGACCGAGGTTGAAGCAGCCGCCTTTTGTGAAGAGGCAGACCTGCATGAAGAGTGGTCGAATGCCAATGTCCGAGTCCCTTCTACTGGGCTTTCTTCGCATTCGCCGAGGCTGGTCCGGGTCTCCCAGGTATATGTCCGGGACGTCCTTGTGCTGCAGCCTGGGGCCGTCCGGCGTATCTCGTATCCTCAACCGCTGCACCATGCTGCACGTACCCTTCAACACGAAGTGGGCAGAGGTCAGCTTTCCCACTCCCTTGCCTGCAGTTCAGTCACAGTTTACACAGGTCGTGTTCGTGGTCGACCTGACTAAAGGTTGActtattaatcattaatattgtTGCCTTAGCATCTAAcatgaagtttatttaattaaaacgaGAAATAttaatacagggtgttcattgGAAAACTAATACAAAcacgtattaaaagacttatagcccaagtattcTGTAAAcaggagtgtatagtactaattgggggaacaaacaaaaattgttttcaaagtttaaactgttcaaattgtttaagttgtttattaacaaaataagttGTCTGACCAAAATCGGcaatgttgtttgtttattaacaaaaccgttaacataaaatgtacattcatTATTAAAGCAAATGTTTATGGTCTCCAGACTTAACGCCCTTAGATTTTATTTcaagtttacaaaggatttacagCAGtgttcagtgagtaattttgttgttattagcagtagttgttatagtacagtagtttgtagac
Proteins encoded in this region:
- the LOC124363610 gene encoding serine/threonine-protein kinase WNK1-like; protein product: MRPLRYTRWCRERPRQTTITPDDQKAFPSSNSSAIGAASTDPITLKFSRLWLILSKALLKIKVIWCFTLVVIATNCRAQPQHHDQEQPAPQPQEVEIIKQINRVNDDGSYTFGYEAADGSFKIETRDVMGNVKGMFGFIDETGELKRVSYTANNGTGLRTSGDINNAGDKPVELPGYTTISPAEEGTRRPLLVLRHPDPSRRPVIQHIPRRQPYLAASSTTTPSYGEYVKGRRTHIVLPNRSEDTTSTTPQVTEESEADEPTQIPLRRLSVTKRPLGKGGNNLRRQLGNEPDAPSGDTADVYTGGAAVPRFIPIQSVRSPQSPLLANLPPHVAAAIRQQQLARAAAALRPYQSPDTLPTSAPVPPLAPAPRSSVVDEQEYPVVRGGRNFLPPVRALYRPAEEDGPPQIPFPMASLRSLRDELMDYILQYLQFRLNGGNPYLMNQYLTQFQNPNINPNFPYQNPVYQGPNPYNPYFFPNPAYSRGPFPPVGFPPAGYPPVGYPGQNFPQPLPFSSPNKQQAAQQYGTSQRSAPTYEQFRPSQRFYPPQRIAPAGYETQRVPPGYEQAETRGSSDQTTYTLPPADVLRMMLARGLPGGQTSTTATPTSTTAPVRSVQILGAASSLSTSTVRPPAPVDEMEMQA